From the Terriglobia bacterium genome, the window CGCGCAGTTCACCCTCGTATTCGAGCTCGAGCTTTCCGGTCAAGGCCGGAATGGCCGCGTAAATGTCACCGATGCGCGGAACCACGCACTTCTCGTGGTGGAGAAAGGCGCGCCGCTCTGCATTCGACACGGTATTTTCAAGGCAGGTGATCGGAAGACGCTGGCTCACGCCGCTGCGTTTGTCGATGTGCGGGCTCTTGCGCGCCCCGAAGGCGATCTCTTCGACCACTTCCGCTACAAACACCGGAATCGTGCACGGGATGCGCGGATCGCGCGCCAGCCAGGCCTCCTGATGGGTGATCGCCATCCCTTCTGCCAGCGAAACCGGGTAGTGCGTGCGGATCTCGGACCCGATGCGGTCCTTCAGCGGGGTGATGATCTTGCCGCGCGCCGTGTAATCCTCGGGATTGGCGGAAAAGACCATGACCAGATCCAGAGGCAGGCGCAGCGGGTAGCCTTTGATCTGAACATCACCTTCCTGAAGGATGTTGAGCAGCCCCACCTGGATCTTGCCTGCAAGGTCCGGCAGCTCGTTGAGTGCAAAAATGCCGCGATTGGCGCGCGGCACGAGCCCATAGTGGATGGTCATTTCGTCCGACAGGTCCAACCCACCCTTGGCCGCGCGGATGGGATCAATGTCTCCGATCATGTCGGCGATCGTGACATCGGGCGTCGCCAGCTTTTCGACATAGCGCTGGTTGCGGTGAAGGAATCGAATCGGCAGCCGGTCGCCCACTGTCTCGAGGCGCTCGCGGCACGAGCGGCAGATGGGCGCATAGGGCGAGTCGTGGATCTCACAGCCCGCAATTTCTGGAATCCAATCATCCAGCAGCGCCGTCAAGGATCGCAGGATCCTGCTCTTAGCCTGCCCGCGCAGCCCGAGGAGGATCATGTTGTGCCTGCTGAGAATGGCGTTGACGATCTGCGGTGTCACCGTGTCGTCGTAGCCGATGATCCCCGGGAACAGCCTCTCTTTTTTCCGGAGCAGCGCCAGCAGGTTGGCGCGCATTTCCGCCTTGACGCTGCGCCCGTGCGCATGGATTTCGTGGAAGGGACTGCTCTTCAGCCCCGCAAGGTCTTGCGGAAAGTCTTCTTTCATCATCCCACCTATCCCGAATAAACGTAGCGCGAACAGAGGGGGTAGTCAAATCAGCGACCGGCATTCCAGCGGCCGACTCCGCGGCCGGAACAGGTGAGCGTCCGGGGTTTCACGGTGAGGATGGAGATCGCATTTGACCAGGTGTCCTGACTTGACGATAATCTGCGTGCGAAGTCGATGCCGATCTCTGACCGCATCTGAATCACGAATCGCGTTCACCAGTCAGACAAAGGAGTCGTTATGAGACGCACCGCTCTCATGATCGTCGCAAGCGTTCTGTTCGTTACCACGGTCGCGTTCGCCGGCGTGCCGGGCCGTTTCATGCATTACCCCGACATCAACGGCGACACCGTCGTCTTCAGCTACGAAGGCGACCTGTTTTCGGTGAGCACGGCCGGAGGACCCGCGCGCCGGCTGACGAATTATCCGGGGACGGAGGATGCGGCCAAGCTCTCGCGCGACGGCAAGTGGATCGCGTTCACAGGCAGCTACGACGGTGCGTCGGCTATCTATGTGATTCCGGTCGACGGCGGCGCGCCGAGCCGCGTGACCTGGAACGGGGTAGGCGTC encodes:
- a CDS encoding magnesium chelatase; translated protein: MMKEDFPQDLAGLKSSPFHEIHAHGRSVKAEMRANLLALLRKKERLFPGIIGYDDTVTPQIVNAILSRHNMILLGLRGQAKSRILRSLTALLDDWIPEIAGCEIHDSPYAPICRSCRERLETVGDRLPIRFLHRNQRYVEKLATPDVTIADMIGDIDPIRAAKGGLDLSDEMTIHYGLVPRANRGIFALNELPDLAGKIQVGLLNILQEGDVQIKGYPLRLPLDLVMVFSANPEDYTARGKIITPLKDRIGSEIRTHYPVSLAEGMAITHQEAWLARDPRIPCTIPVFVAEVVEEIAFGARKSPHIDKRSGVSQRLPITCLENTVSNAERRAFLHHEKCVVPRIGDIYAAIPALTGKLELEYEGELRGADTIARELIRAAIGEVFARYADGDDFQHIVDWFELGGSLELPDDMPSAECFEQFRGIQGLLEKADQLLGAGRHSSDQRSAAAEFILEGLHARKKISRSENRIFKALEGQREGFLENAGDNRKKWN